A genomic stretch from Pseudothermotoga sp. includes:
- a CDS encoding GAF domain-containing protein, with product MPRQFVLIEVFLFFLTVVLSSYVWKTIGGLIFSIASSIAFVVGNRTDLTIEYLIAGVLLFCGFGTLLGVIFKHLDDQKKMVEESEAKYKGLFERFRRYFDLVQVMIVELDSNGNIVSANKKAAEVLGYQQDELIGMNWFEHFVPENIKSDLSQYFERVKTLQNGSIDYHENAIRCKDATEKIIAWHNVVIKDELGNVVGTLSAGLDITELRQTQERLSEQLKLSKDLYSIAEQLVVEKLNVQKRSNTLSRMCVQLLGASLAWVGYAAPDKSVRIVGSYPQNHPYLEGLIIRWDDSPYAQGAVGRSIKTGEPHVIEDVLTDERFSAWRDKIAPYGFKTVLSFPLISPKGVFGVLVLYSDKYGFFSQEKIQQIRILSHLAAAALENARLFEELERKFRRIQALHEIDRAISAGTDLNLVLNVLLDQTMHQLNVDAVDVFLFNEHSMKLEYVTERGFTFPQSPSMSFELGEGLIGRVGLNRKPIVVKGNLCEFCEKFEGSACRRKEIFLQEGFKFYAAFPLIAKGKLLGVLEVFHRSEVEESEDWFEFLKILSNQAAIAMDNAKMFETLQKKSVELMRAYDETIEGWAYVLDLRDKETEGHSERVTELTLEIARRMNVREEDMRYIKWGALLHDIGKMAIPDRILQKPGKLTDEEWQIMKMHPVYAYQMLSRIEYLRPALDIPYCHHERWDGTGYPRGLKGYEIPLSARIFAVVDVYDALTSDRPYRKAWTKEEAIEYIKNQSGKHFDPEVVGVFLSLVGQMGRT from the coding sequence ATGCCCCGACAGTTTGTACTGATTGAAGTTTTCTTATTCTTTCTAACGGTTGTACTGTCTTCGTACGTTTGGAAAACGATCGGTGGGTTGATCTTTTCGATCGCAAGCTCAATAGCGTTCGTGGTTGGTAATCGCACCGATTTAACGATCGAGTATTTGATTGCAGGTGTTTTGCTGTTTTGCGGCTTTGGTACTCTACTTGGTGTGATCTTCAAGCATTTGGACGATCAGAAAAAGATGGTGGAGGAGAGTGAAGCTAAGTATAAAGGATTGTTCGAAAGATTTAGACGTTACTTTGACTTGGTTCAAGTCATGATCGTTGAGCTCGATTCGAATGGAAATATCGTTTCGGCAAACAAAAAGGCTGCTGAAGTGCTTGGATATCAACAAGATGAGCTCATTGGAATGAACTGGTTCGAACATTTCGTACCTGAAAACATAAAGAGCGATCTATCTCAATACTTCGAGCGTGTGAAGACTCTGCAGAATGGCTCGATAGATTATCACGAGAACGCGATACGGTGCAAAGATGCCACGGAAAAGATCATCGCATGGCACAACGTTGTCATCAAGGACGAGCTGGGTAACGTCGTGGGCACACTGAGCGCGGGCCTCGACATAACGGAGCTGAGACAAACTCAAGAGCGGCTTTCTGAGCAATTGAAATTGTCAAAAGATCTCTATTCGATTGCCGAGCAGCTCGTCGTTGAAAAATTGAACGTTCAAAAACGTTCGAACACCCTATCGCGCATGTGCGTCCAATTGCTTGGAGCTTCTCTAGCGTGGGTTGGTTACGCAGCGCCGGACAAGAGTGTTAGAATAGTAGGCTCATACCCTCAGAACCATCCTTATCTTGAAGGTTTGATCATTCGGTGGGACGATAGTCCCTACGCGCAGGGCGCCGTGGGAAGGTCTATAAAAACTGGAGAACCTCACGTCATTGAAGACGTTCTGACCGATGAAAGATTCAGCGCCTGGCGAGACAAAATAGCCCCATATGGTTTTAAAACCGTTCTTTCTTTTCCATTGATCAGTCCGAAGGGAGTTTTCGGTGTTCTTGTGTTGTACAGTGATAAGTATGGATTTTTCAGTCAGGAAAAGATCCAACAGATCAGGATTCTATCACATTTGGCCGCTGCGGCACTCGAAAATGCGAGACTTTTCGAAGAGCTTGAGAGAAAGTTCAGAAGAATTCAAGCGCTCCATGAGATAGACAGAGCGATAAGTGCGGGCACCGATTTGAACCTTGTGCTCAATGTCTTGTTGGACCAGACGATGCATCAATTGAATGTGGATGCCGTTGATGTGTTTCTGTTCAACGAACATTCCATGAAATTGGAGTACGTTACCGAAAGAGGTTTCACTTTCCCTCAATCACCCTCCATGTCGTTCGAGTTGGGTGAAGGTTTGATCGGTCGTGTAGGTTTGAACAGAAAACCCATTGTAGTGAAGGGAAACTTGTGCGAATTTTGTGAAAAATTCGAAGGTTCTGCTTGCAGAAGGAAAGAAATCTTTCTTCAAGAAGGTTTCAAGTTTTACGCCGCGTTTCCCCTGATTGCGAAGGGTAAATTGTTGGGAGTTCTTGAGGTATTCCACAGATCTGAGGTGGAAGAAAGCGAAGATTGGTTTGAATTTCTAAAAATTCTCAGCAACCAAGCTGCGATAGCGATGGATAATGCAAAGATGTTTGAAACTCTTCAGAAAAAGAGTGTTGAGTTGATGCGCGCCTACGATGAAACGATCGAAGGTTGGGCCTATGTGCTCGATCTGAGGGATAAAGAAACGGAAGGTCACAGCGAAAGGGTGACGGAACTCACCTTGGAGATAGCCAGAAGAATGAACGTTAGAGAAGAAGATATGAGGTACATAAAATGGGGTGCGTTGTTGCACGATATAGGCAAGATGGCTATACCGGATCGAATATTGCAAAAGCCAGGCAAACTGACAGATGAAGAATGGCAGATAATGAAGATGCACCCAGTGTATGCCTATCAGATGTTGTCAAGGATAGAATACCTCAGGCCTGCTTTGGATATACCTTACTGTCATCATGAAAGATGGGACGGTACGGGTTATCCGAGAGGACTGAAAGGATACGAAATACCGCTTTCTGCGAGGATCTTCGCTGTGGTGGACGTGTACGATGCTTTGACGAGTGATAGACCTTATCGAAAGGCATGGACGAAAGAAGAGGCGATAGAATACATCAAAAACCAGAGTGGAAAACATTTCGATCCCGAAGTGGTGGGCGTGTTCTTGAGCTTGGTTGGTCAGATGGGAAGGACATAA
- a CDS encoding serine hydrolase, translated as MDFAKLEEFIFEKMRQTKMPALSIALVEDGKVIYARGFGFRQLETFAPADENTIYGVGSITKSFTALAVVKLAEEGKIDLDDQLEKYLPIKLKPFGEPVRVRHLLYHASGVPSLGYAEAFIDGMFNLGENWLPVKDPEDILMFAKDAESWAFTKPGERFFYSNCGYVMLGRIVSKITGMPYEEYVKRHILEPLGMTRSHFYRHEVEKDPNVAAGYMFDPQTHAHVRKPFPYGISSDGGLLSNVMDLAKYLMFYMNRGKFNGERIVSKETIESMEEGYIPVPWESFGDEKYGYGWIIHPNFLGEKLVEHGGSVLIYTGFVGYVPNKKIGVAILSNCSGYPLSNIGMYALALMKGEDPEEKFNFIKYDKILQTVVGRYEGYKKSVMFDVKRNGDFLIMEMISRNLKLTSTLVPEKIEKNYVKCFTLQNFRKMGIEFFIEDGKVTMIYERYKLVKV; from the coding sequence ATGGATTTTGCGAAACTTGAAGAGTTCATCTTCGAAAAGATGAGACAAACCAAAATGCCCGCTTTGAGCATCGCACTCGTCGAGGACGGGAAGGTCATCTATGCTAGGGGGTTTGGTTTTAGACAGCTGGAAACCTTTGCACCTGCCGATGAAAACACCATTTATGGTGTGGGATCGATCACGAAAAGCTTCACCGCTTTGGCCGTTGTCAAACTCGCCGAGGAAGGAAAGATCGATCTGGACGATCAACTGGAAAAATATTTACCGATCAAACTCAAACCGTTCGGTGAACCTGTGCGTGTGCGTCATCTGCTGTATCACGCTTCCGGAGTACCGTCGTTGGGATACGCTGAAGCGTTCATAGATGGTATGTTCAATCTGGGGGAAAACTGGCTTCCAGTGAAAGATCCAGAAGATATTTTGATGTTCGCAAAGGATGCGGAATCTTGGGCTTTCACAAAACCTGGTGAGAGATTTTTCTATTCCAACTGCGGTTACGTCATGCTCGGAAGGATCGTTTCAAAGATCACCGGTATGCCGTACGAAGAGTATGTCAAAAGGCATATTCTTGAACCGCTCGGTATGACACGATCTCATTTCTACAGGCATGAAGTGGAAAAAGATCCCAACGTCGCAGCCGGTTACATGTTCGATCCTCAAACGCACGCACATGTGAGAAAGCCTTTCCCATACGGTATAAGCTCGGACGGTGGACTCCTCAGTAACGTGATGGATCTGGCCAAGTATTTGATGTTCTACATGAACAGAGGAAAGTTCAACGGTGAACGGATCGTTTCGAAAGAAACCATCGAATCGATGGAGGAAGGTTACATCCCCGTACCTTGGGAGAGTTTCGGTGATGAAAAGTATGGATATGGATGGATAATCCATCCGAACTTCTTAGGAGAAAAGCTTGTAGAGCACGGTGGTTCCGTGTTGATCTACACAGGATTCGTTGGCTATGTGCCGAATAAAAAGATCGGTGTTGCGATCCTATCGAACTGCTCAGGTTATCCTCTATCCAACATCGGCATGTACGCATTGGCGTTGATGAAAGGAGAAGATCCTGAAGAAAAGTTCAACTTCATCAAATACGACAAGATCCTCCAGACGGTGGTGGGCAGGTACGAAGGTTACAAAAAGTCCGTCATGTTCGACGTCAAGAGAAACGGTGATTTTCTCATTATGGAAATGATCAGTAGGAATCTGAAATTGACTTCTACGCTCGTTCCAGAGAAAATAGAAAAAAACTACGTCAAATGCTTCACGTTGCAAAACTTTAGAAAGATGGGCATCGAATTCTTCATCGAGGATGGAAAAGTGACGATGATCTATGAGAGATACAAGCTGGTCAAAGTTTGA
- a CDS encoding MATE family efflux transporter: protein MERQTEGVRLLRSEPKKAIIKLSLPMMTAMLVQALYNLVDTIWVAGIGPEALAGIGLFFPIFMVILALAGGVGVGANSLISRKVGERNKIEADKAASSAIVLVILLGISATFLGFLVMGPILGLTGASGETLKHATDYANILLTSITLLMFNNVVNGILRGEGDTKRAMYAITLGAFLNILLDPLFIYTFKLGVKGAAYATVISIAMSSTMMMNWLFIKKDTYVSISFKNLKNTKKTIFEILRVGIPASLAQIIMSVSVFVLNVFNVKAGGDNGVAVFTSAWRIINFGTIPMMGIAAAVTSVTGTAFGEKNAPKLRSAYLYAIRFGLLVGLCVNALVFFFAPQIALIFTYTESSRVIYEDLVKALKILSFFIPTVPFGMFTSAMFQGIGHGLKSLAVSILRTIVLHVFFSWLFVFVLQLGLNGVWLGILMGNIVAEAITFLWGLAVSNRLKKFFDDQLRFDEAKSVLG, encoded by the coding sequence ATGGAAAGACAAACCGAAGGAGTTCGGCTTTTAAGGTCTGAGCCGAAGAAAGCGATAATAAAACTTTCACTACCCATGATGACTGCCATGCTAGTTCAGGCGCTGTACAATCTCGTTGACACGATATGGGTTGCAGGAATAGGCCCCGAGGCACTGGCCGGAATTGGTTTGTTTTTCCCTATCTTCATGGTCATCCTTGCCCTCGCTGGAGGGGTTGGAGTAGGGGCGAACTCCCTCATTTCAAGAAAAGTCGGTGAGAGGAACAAGATCGAAGCAGACAAAGCTGCGAGTAGCGCCATTGTACTTGTGATCTTGCTTGGAATTTCAGCAACCTTTTTAGGTTTTTTGGTGATGGGACCGATTCTGGGTTTGACAGGTGCGTCTGGTGAAACTTTAAAACATGCTACGGATTATGCGAACATCCTGCTCACTTCGATCACACTGTTGATGTTCAACAACGTGGTGAACGGTATTTTGAGAGGCGAAGGTGATACCAAAAGGGCGATGTATGCGATCACGCTCGGAGCTTTTTTGAACATACTGCTCGATCCACTGTTCATATACACCTTCAAACTCGGTGTAAAAGGAGCAGCCTATGCAACCGTCATCTCTATAGCGATGTCGAGCACGATGATGATGAATTGGTTGTTCATCAAGAAAGACACTTACGTGTCCATCAGTTTCAAGAATCTGAAGAACACGAAGAAAACCATCTTCGAGATCCTTCGTGTAGGTATTCCCGCTTCACTTGCGCAGATCATCATGTCCGTTTCTGTGTTCGTGTTGAACGTGTTTAACGTCAAGGCAGGTGGAGACAACGGTGTGGCTGTGTTCACCAGCGCATGGAGGATCATAAATTTTGGAACGATTCCCATGATGGGCATAGCAGCGGCAGTCACATCGGTGACTGGTACGGCGTTCGGTGAGAAGAACGCTCCGAAGCTCAGATCGGCTTATTTGTATGCGATACGTTTCGGCCTCCTGGTGGGCCTGTGCGTGAATGCTTTGGTCTTTTTCTTTGCTCCACAGATCGCACTGATATTCACCTACACTGAAAGCTCCCGCGTTATATATGAAGATCTTGTGAAAGCTCTCAAAATCTTGAGCTTCTTCATCCCCACCGTTCCTTTTGGCATGTTCACATCCGCGATGTTTCAAGGTATAGGTCATGGTTTGAAGAGTTTAGCCGTTTCCATCTTGAGAACGATCGTTCTTCACGTGTTCTTCTCTTGGCTGTTCGTCTTTGTCCTCCAGCTGGGTTTGAATGGAGTTTGGCTAGGTATCCTCATGGGCAACATCGTGGCGGAGGCGATCACCTTTTTGTGGGGACTCGCTGTTTCAAACCGTTTGAAAAAATTTTTCGACGATCAGTTGCGCTTCGATGAGGCAAAATCTGTATTGGGATGA
- a CDS encoding deoxyribodipyrimidine photo-lyase — MDLPFAKRISKIKSGNESGKYILYWMQGAFRCHHNHSLEFSIWLANQTKKPLLVLAVVDPSFPKANFRSYKFFLEGLKDVMVDLSQRNIAFQIEVGDFLKIVPKYAESASFLIVDKAYLPNLRRIRRNIYERVGSTIFEVDTNLLVPVDVASDRKEPAARTIRPKILRLSEAFLNDFEWFEYEGPRIEVDDRMNLQNVETALNDLQVEYVPPCSMVGGHSEAMKKLERFIEEKFHSYAKFRNDPNLDVESKLSAYLHFGHISTQEILKRLKQTDDVENYEAFFEQLVIRRELAHNFAYHVEDLEDLYSLIPSWAVKTLAQHVEDEREYLYELEQFEKAQTHDEVWNSAQRQLLETGKIHNYLRMYWGKKIIEWTSSPKKAYQIMVYLNDKYALDGRDPNGYVGILWCFGLHDRPFRERKIFGKVRYMGLGKIKRR; from the coding sequence ATGGATCTTCCATTCGCAAAGAGGATCAGCAAGATCAAGAGCGGGAATGAATCTGGCAAGTACATACTTTATTGGATGCAAGGTGCTTTCAGATGCCATCACAACCACAGCTTAGAATTTTCCATTTGGTTGGCAAACCAAACGAAGAAACCTTTACTCGTCCTCGCCGTGGTGGATCCGTCCTTTCCAAAAGCGAATTTCAGAAGTTATAAGTTCTTTTTGGAAGGTTTGAAAGACGTGATGGTCGATCTTTCGCAGAGAAACATCGCTTTTCAAATAGAAGTGGGAGATTTTCTGAAGATCGTGCCGAAGTACGCTGAAAGCGCTTCTTTTTTGATCGTGGACAAGGCCTATCTTCCAAACCTGCGACGCATCAGGAGAAACATCTATGAAAGGGTGGGATCGACCATCTTTGAAGTCGATACGAACTTGTTGGTGCCCGTCGATGTCGCGAGCGATCGGAAAGAACCAGCAGCCAGAACGATCAGACCGAAGATTTTGAGATTGTCAGAAGCGTTTCTGAACGATTTCGAATGGTTCGAATACGAAGGACCAAGGATCGAAGTGGACGATCGCATGAATCTGCAAAACGTCGAGACCGCACTGAACGATCTTCAAGTTGAGTACGTTCCACCATGTTCAATGGTGGGCGGACACAGCGAGGCGATGAAGAAACTCGAAAGGTTCATTGAAGAAAAATTCCACAGTTACGCTAAATTTAGGAACGATCCAAACTTAGATGTTGAATCAAAACTGAGTGCGTATCTTCACTTCGGTCATATAAGTACGCAAGAAATTCTGAAAAGATTGAAACAAACAGACGATGTTGAGAACTACGAAGCGTTCTTTGAACAACTCGTCATTCGACGAGAATTAGCTCACAATTTCGCCTACCACGTGGAAGATCTGGAAGACCTTTATAGTTTGATACCAAGCTGGGCGGTCAAGACGCTTGCACAACATGTCGAAGATGAACGAGAATATCTGTACGAGCTTGAGCAGTTTGAAAAGGCACAAACACACGATGAGGTTTGGAACTCAGCTCAAAGACAACTACTCGAAACCGGAAAAATACACAACTATTTGAGGATGTATTGGGGTAAAAAGATCATTGAATGGACCAGTTCACCAAAAAAGGCTTACCAGATCATGGTCTATCTGAACGACAAGTACGCTCTGGATGGGAGAGACCCAAACGGTTACGTTGGAATCCTGTGGTGTTTTGGCCTACACGATCGACCTTTCAGAGAGAGAAAGATTTTCGGTAAAGTACGCTACATGGGCCTAGGAAAAATAAAAAGACGCTGA